One segment of Verrucomicrobiia bacterium DNA contains the following:
- a CDS encoding VPDSG-CTERM sorting domain-containing protein, which yields MRLLLPAGLMFCLAQAFAPSARALPVTATSSPGVVIPDNDLNGVADTINLSTTITSISDVTVTLDISGGYNGDYYAYLRHGATGFAVLLNRVGSTSGNPYGSSDSGLNVTFSDSAANGDSHLGSAGGGALTGAWQPDARNVNPLTALDTDPRTAFLSSFNGMDANGAWTLYIADVSPVGVGTLDSWSLTVDGNGAVGVPDGGATLGLLGMGLAGLIAFRPKLA from the coding sequence ATGAGACTCCTTTTACCTGCCGGTTTGATGTTCTGCCTCGCGCAGGCCTTTGCTCCATCGGCACGGGCCCTGCCCGTCACCGCCACCTCGTCGCCCGGGGTGGTCATCCCTGATAACGACCTGAACGGCGTGGCCGATACGATCAACCTCAGCACGACCATTACTTCGATCAGCGACGTGACGGTGACGCTGGACATCTCCGGCGGTTACAACGGTGATTATTATGCCTACTTGCGCCACGGTGCCACCGGTTTTGCCGTGCTGCTCAATCGCGTGGGCAGCACCAGCGGCAATCCGTATGGCTCGTCTGACAGCGGGCTCAACGTGACATTCAGCGACAGCGCGGCCAACGGCGACAGCCACCTGGGCAGCGCGGGCGGGGGCGCGTTGACTGGAGCGTGGCAGCCGGACGCACGCAACGTCAATCCGCTGACGGCGTTGGATACCGACCCGCGAACCGCTTTTTTGAGTTCGTTCAACGGGATGGACGCCAACGGGGCCTGGACGTTGTACATTGCGGACGTGTCGCCCGTGGGTGTGGGCACGCTGGACAGTTGGAGCCTCACAGTGGATGGCAACGGGGCGGTTGGCGTGCCGGATGGCGGCGCCACTCTTGGCCTGCTGGGAATGGGCTTGGCAGGACTAATCGCGTTCCGGCCTAAGCTGGCGTAA